A genomic stretch from Bos mutus isolate GX-2022 chromosome 4, NWIPB_WYAK_1.1, whole genome shotgun sequence includes:
- the LOC102274966 gene encoding olfactory receptor 2A2, which translates to MEGNQSWIAEFILIGFQLSEDMELVLFGIFSLLYTFNLLANGMILGLICLDPRLHTPMYYFLSHLAITDISYASSNLPNLLANLVKHKKDISFVLCTLQMIFNLIFSSMECLILVVMSYDRFVAICHPLQYMVIMNWRVCMFLAIACWSCGFCLAIVQVSLFLRLPFCGPQKVNHFFCEIQSVLKVTCGDIWINEMFLFAEGVFILVGPLSLMLVSYVHILWAILKIQSKEGRKKAFSTCSSHLCVVGFYFGIAMMVYLAPESSHREEQKKILFLFYSLFNPLLNPLVYSVRNAQVKAAFHRVLQKKRTV; encoded by the coding sequence ATGGAGGGCAATCAATCATGGATTGCAGAATTCATCCTGATAGGATTCCAGCTCAGTGAAGACATGGAATTGGTCCTGTTTGGTATCTTCTCCCTGTTATATACCTTCAACCTGCTGGCGAATGGCATGATCTTGGGTCTCATCTGCCTCGACCCTAGactgcacacccccatgtactacTTCCTGTCTCATCTGGCCATCACTGACATATCCTATGCTTCTAGCAATTTGCCCAATCTGCTGGCAAATCTAGTGAAACACAAAAAAGACATCTCCTTTGTCTTATGTACTTTGCAGatgatttttaatttgattttttcttcTATGGAGTGTTTGATTTTGGTGGTGATGTCCTATGACAGGTTTGTGGCGATCTGCCATCCCCTGCAGTACATGGTCATCATGAACTGGAGGGTGTGCATGTTTCTGGCCATCGCTTGTTGGTCGTGTGGATTTTGCCTGGCCATAGTACAAGTAAGTCTGTTTCTAAGGCTGCCCTTCTGTGGGCCCCAGAAGGTGAACCACTTCTTCTGTGAGATTCAATCTGTTCTCAAAGTGACCTGTGGTGACATCTGGATCAATGAAATGTTCCTCTTTGCTGAAGGTGTGTTTATTTTAGTTGGGCCCCTTTCCCTGATGCTGGTCTCCTATGTGCACATCCTCTGGGCAATCCTAAAGATCCAGTCAAAGGAGGGCCGCAagaaagccttctccacctgctcctcccacctctgtGTGGTTGGGTTCTACTTTGGCATAGCCATGATGGTGTACTTGGCCCCTGAGAGTAGCCACCGAGAGGAACAGAAGAAAATCCTTTTCCTGTTTTACAGTCTTTTCAACCCATTGCTGAACCCTCTTGTCTACAGTGTAAGGAATGCTCAAGTGAAGGCTGCCTTCCACAGAGTATTGCAGAAGAAGAGGACAGTGTGA